From Medicago truncatula cultivar Jemalong A17 chromosome 7, MtrunA17r5.0-ANR, whole genome shotgun sequence, a single genomic window includes:
- the LOC25497453 gene encoding MDIS1-interacting receptor like kinase 2, with the protein MLFFLIWDLIVGIQSAATVTSHQLQMEANAILNSGWVNIDNMVPDYNISNRCNWPDITCNEVGSIKAINIDNMMPRYTGTVLFERLNLSTFRNLESLVVIGHHLPKTILKEICLLSKLTHLQLSRNYLESQVPHSLGNLSKLTHLNLSNNILVGKLPPSIENLSKLTHLDLSANSLKGQVPPSIENLRQLNYLNISFNFIQGSIPPELWLLKNLTCLYLSNNRFKGEIPSSLGNLKQLQVLDISHNNIQGSIPLELGFLEYLSSLDLSHNRLNGNLPIFLSNLTQLQYLDISHNLLIGTLPSNWFPFNNYLLSMDLSHNLISGKIPSHIEDVYYKLNLSNNNLSGTIPQSLCNFYYYVDISYNCLEDPIPNCLQPSNKENNNLTVISFNQFHPWPIHKKNKKLKHIVVIVLPILILLVLVFSLLICLNLHHNFRNKLDGNSTKTKNGDMFCIWNYDGKIAYDDIVRATEDFDMRYCIGTGAYGSVYKAQLPSGKVVALKKLHGYEAEVPSFDESFRNEVKILSEIKHRHIVKLYGFCLHKRIMFLIYQYMEKGSLFSVLYDDVEAVEFKWRKRVNTIKGVAFALSYLHHDCTAPIMHRDVSSSNILLNYEWQASVCDFGTARLLQYNSSNRTIVAGTIGYIAPELAYTMAVNEKCDVYSFGVVALEALVGRHPEDILSSLQSNSTQSVKLCQVLDQRLPLPNNDVVIRDIIHVAVVAFACLNINPRSRPTMKRVSQSFVTELTPLSIPLSEISVQQLMSQELKGLFYIGNP; encoded by the exons ATGctcttttttcttatttggGATTTGATTGTGGGAATTCAATCTGCTGCTACTGTGACATCTCATCAACTTCAAATGGAAGCAAATGCTATATTGAATAGTGGATGGGTGAACATAGACAATATGGTTCCTGACTACAATATATCTAATCGTTGTAATTGGCCTGATATAACTTGCAACGAAGTAGGAAGCATAAAAGCAATCAACATAGACAATATGATGCCTCGCTATACAGGGACGGTGCTATTTGAAAGACTCAACTTGTCTACTTTTCGCAATTTAGAAAGTCTTGTTGTCATTGGACATCATCTTCCAAAgacaattttaaaagaaatttgtcTTCTCTCCAAGCTCACTCATCTTCAACTATCTAGGAATTATCTTGAAAGTCAGGTACCTCATTCACTGGGAAATCTCTCAAAGCTCACTCATCTTAATCTGTCTAACAATATTCTTGTAGGTAAGCTACCTCCTTCAATAGAAAATCTCTCCAAGCTCACTCATCTTGATTTGTCTGCCAATTCTCTTAAAGGCCAGGTACCTCCTTCAATAGAAAACCTTAGACAATTAAACTACCTAAACATCTCTTTTAACTTTATTCAAGGTTCCATCCCTCCTGAATTGTGGTTGCTAAAAAATCTCACTTGCTTATATCTATCTAACAATAGATTCAAAGGTGAGATACCTTCTTCCCTAGGAAATCTCAAACAATTACAGGTGTTAGACATCTCTCACAACAACATTCAAGGTTCCATTCCTCTTGAGTTGGGGTTCTTGGAATATCTCTCTTCATTAGATCTATCTCACAATAGACTTAATGGTAACCTGcctatttttctttcaaatcttACACAATTACAATACCTTGACATTTCCCATAATTTACTCATCGGTACGCTTCCTTCCAATTGGTTTCCATTTAATAATTATCTACTTTCCATGGACCTCAGTCACAACCTCATTAGTGGTAAAATCCCTTCTCATATTGAAGATGTTTattacaaacttaatttaagcAATAATAATCTCTCTGGAACAATTCCCCAATCTCTCTGTAATTTCTATTATTATGTGGACATTTCATACAATTGTTTGGAGGATCCCATTCCAAATTGTCTTCAGCCAAGTAACAAGGAAAATAATAATCTCACTGTAATATCTTTTAACCAATTCCATCCTTGGCCAAtacacaagaaaaataaaaaattaaagcacATTGTTGTCATTGTTCTTCCGATCCTTATTCTTCTAGTCCTAGTCTTCTCACTTCTCATATgcttgaatcttcatcataatTTTCGTAACAAGTTGGATGGaaactcaacaaaaacaaagaatggAGATATGTTTTGTATATGGAATTATGATGGGAAGATAGCATATGATGACATCGTTAGAGCAACGGAAGACTTCGACATGAGATATTGCATTGGAACAGGAGCATATGGAAGTGTTTACAAGGCACAATTACCAAGTGGCAAGGTTGTTGCCTTAAAGAAACTTCACGGCTATGAAGCAGAGGTTCCATCTTTTGATGAGAGTTTCAGAAATGAAGTGAAAATATTATCAGAAATAAAGCACCGACATATTGTGAAGCTTTATGGATTCTGCTTGCACAAAAGAATCATGTTTTTGATCTATCAATACATGGAGAAAGGAAGCTTGTTCTCTGTCTTGTATGATGATGTAGAAGCCGTGGAATTCAAGTGGAGAAAAAGGGTTAACACTATTAAAGGAGTTGCATTTGCTCTTTCATATCTTCATCATGATTGCACTGCTCCAATCATGCATAGAGATGTATCTAGTAGCAATATATTGCTAAACTATGAGTGGCAGGCTAGTGTTTGTGACTTTGGCACAGCTCGACTCCTTCAATATAATTCATCCAATCGAACTATAGTTGCTGGAACTATTGGATATATAGCTCCTG AGCTTGCTTATACAATGGCTGTGAATGAAAAGTGTGATGTATATAGTTTTGGTGTAGTGGCACTTGAAGCTTTAGTTGGAAGGCACCCTGAGGATATATTGTCATCACTTCAATCAAATTCGACACAAAGTGTCAAACTATGTCAAGTATTAGACCAGCGTCTTCCACTTCCAAATAACGATGTAGTTATACGTGACATAATTCATGTTGCCGTGGTTGCATTTGCATGCTTAAATATCAATCCTCGTTCTCGACCAACAATGAAACGTGTGTCACAAAGTTTTGTCACGGAGCTCACACCATTAAGCATTCCTTTGAGTGAAATTTCAGTGCAACAACTCATGAGTCAAGAACTGAAAGGATTATTTTATATTGGGAACCCCTGA